One segment of Candidatus Neomarinimicrobiota bacterium DNA contains the following:
- a CDS encoding glycosyltransferase: protein MKKPTISLCIFARDEGATIRDAIESVKPLCDEIIIGIDNTSSDNTERIASEYADVLYRFDWNGSFSDARNLAMSKCTKEWIFIWDAHEWMSPEHVEKLRTKMWQVIDDDCPAIGFKLLMEDGAVGMQTRLLKNGIGWEYNGKVHNQLNTSEVDPNGLSMGFRDIVIEHRPTKANRKIRKKERYEQIEKDMGEVLKKHPKDVRSAFYLASIAHEQGMYEKAIGFYRRYLKNSKDAADGVERYLVTWQMGRCRMALNHTEKAKTLFHDCITMRYEIPLAYVTLGEIGVKDAEGMQQEIDENIEEDILQRKWSEAEGYYKKAIELADENPMPDSTVFYPGAFYSWLPVWNLGKLYEMNAMYDQALYCVLKAGKFGDFPPNLRETCEEAVVKLRGVIKEQLTADDEEISKIATVRKGKPKLVIFDSFGSFTKEIADRFEGDYTVVVSNEFNTSLAWWG from the coding sequence ATGAAAAAACCCACCATTTCGCTCTGCATATTCGCCCGGGACGAGGGAGCGACTATTCGTGATGCAATCGAGAGCGTCAAGCCGCTCTGCGACGAAATTATTATCGGTATCGACAACACTTCCTCCGACAACACGGAGAGGATCGCTTCAGAATACGCCGACGTTCTATACCGGTTCGACTGGAACGGCTCTTTTTCGGACGCCCGGAATCTCGCTATGTCGAAATGCACGAAGGAGTGGATCTTCATCTGGGACGCACATGAGTGGATGTCACCGGAGCATGTGGAAAAGCTAAGAACCAAAATGTGGCAGGTGATAGATGACGATTGTCCCGCCATCGGTTTTAAGCTCCTTATGGAAGACGGCGCCGTGGGGATGCAGACAAGGCTCCTTAAGAACGGCATAGGCTGGGAGTATAACGGCAAGGTGCATAATCAGCTGAACACTTCCGAGGTTGACCCGAACGGGCTTTCGATGGGGTTTCGCGATATTGTCATAGAGCACCGTCCCACGAAAGCAAACAGGAAGATCCGCAAAAAGGAGCGATACGAACAGATAGAAAAAGACATGGGAGAGGTGCTGAAGAAACATCCGAAGGACGTGCGGTCGGCGTTCTATCTTGCGTCGATCGCTCATGAGCAGGGGATGTACGAGAAGGCGATAGGTTTCTACAGGCGCTATCTGAAGAACTCGAAGGACGCTGCGGACGGTGTGGAGAGGTATCTCGTGACCTGGCAGATGGGAAGGTGCAGGATGGCTTTGAATCACACGGAGAAGGCAAAAACACTGTTCCACGACTGCATCACGATGAGGTACGAAATCCCGCTGGCGTATGTGACGCTGGGTGAGATCGGCGTCAAAGATGCCGAGGGCATGCAGCAGGAGATCGATGAAAATATTGAGGAAGATATTCTTCAGAGGAAGTGGAGCGAAGCTGAAGGATACTATAAAAAGGCAATCGAGCTGGCGGATGAGAATCCGATGCCTGACTCGACCGTATTCTACCCGGGTGCGTTCTATTCATGGCTGCCGGTCTGGAACCTCGGAAAGCTCTACGAGATGAACGCGATGTACGACCAGGCGTTGTACTGCGTTTTAAAAGCGGGGAAGTTCGGCGATTTCCCCCCGAATCTGAGGGAGACGTGCGAGGAGGCTGTTGTGAAGCTGCGTGGAGTTATAAAGGAACAGTTGACGGCAGACGATGAGGAAATATCGAAAATAGCGACGGTGCGCAAAGGGAAGCCGAAACTCGTCATTTTTGATTCATTCGGCTCATTCACGAAGGAGATTGCCGACCGGTTCGAGGGAGATTACACAGTGGTCGTCTCCAACGAATTCAATACCTCATTAGCGTGGTGGGG